The following coding sequences lie in one Arabidopsis thaliana chromosome 3, partial sequence genomic window:
- the MEF22 gene encoding mitochondrial editing factor 22 (mitochondrial editing factor 22 (MEF22); CONTAINS InterPro DOMAIN/s: Pentatricopeptide repeat (InterPro:IPR002885); BEST Arabidopsis thaliana protein match is: Pentatricopeptide repeat (PPR) superfamily protein (TAIR:AT1G11290.1); Has 43523 Blast hits to 14475 proteins in 290 species: Archae - 0; Bacteria - 15; Metazoa - 148; Fungi - 158; Plants - 42447; Viruses - 0; Other Eukaryotes - 755 (source: NCBI BLink).), with the protein MSEASCLASPLLYTNSGIHSDSFYASLIDSATHKAQLKQIHARLLVLGLQFSGFLITKLIHASSSFGDITFARQVFDDLPRPQIFPWNAIIRGYSRNNHFQDALLMYSNMQLARVSPDSFTFPHLLKACSGLSHLQMGRFVHAQVFRLGFDADVFVQNGLIALYAKCRRLGSARTVFEGLPLPERTIVSWTAIVSAYAQNGEPMEALEIFSQMRKMDVKPDWVALVSVLNAFTCLQDLKQGRSIHASVVKMGLEIEPDLLISLNTMYAKCGQVATAKILFDKMKSPNLILWNAMISGYAKNGYAREAIDMFHEMINKDVRPDTISITSAISACAQVGSLEQARSMYEYVGRSDYRDDVFISSALIDMFAKCGSVEGARLVFDRTLDRDVVVWSAMIVGYGLHGRAREAISLYRAMERGGVHPNDVTFLGLLMACNHSGMVREGWWFFNRMADHKINPQQQHYACVIDLLGRAGHLDQAYEVIKCMPVQPGVTVWGALLSACKKHRHVELGEYAAQQLFSIDPSNTGHYVQLSNLYAAARLWDRVAEVRVRMKEKGLNKDVGCSWVEVRGRLEAFRVGDKSHPRYEEIERQVEWIESRLKEGGFVANKDASLHDLNDEEAEETLCSHSERIAIAYGLISTPQGTPLRITKNLRACVNCHAATKLISKLVDREIVVRDTNRFHHFKDGVCSCGDYW; encoded by the exons ATGTCGGAAGCATCTTGTCTTGCTTCTCCTTTGCTCTACA CCAATTCTGGAATCCATTCTGATTCTTTCTACGCTTCGCTTATTGATAGTGCCACTCATAAAGCTCAGCTGAAGCAAATCCACGCACGTTTACTTGTTTTAGGTTTGCAGTTCAGTGGTTTCTTGATCACCAAGCTCATTCACGCTAGCTCTTCCTTTGGTGACATTACTTTTGCACGCCAAGTGTTCGACGATTTACCTCGTCCTCAAATATTCCCTTGGAATGCTATAATCAGGGGTTATTCAAGGAACAATCACTTCCAAGATGCTCTTCTCATGTATTCCAATATGCAACTCGCTCGTGTTTCTCCTGATTCTTTCACTTTCCCTCATCTTCTTAAAGCTTGCAGCGGTTTGTCTCATCTTCAGATGGGTAGATTCGTTCATGCTCAGGTGTTCAGGCTTGGATTTGATGCGGATGTGTTTGTTCAGAACGGTCTCATTGCCTTGTATGCGAAATGTAGGCGTTTGGGATCTGCGAGAACTGTGTTTGAAGGACTGCCATTGCCAGAGAGGACGATAGTCTCATGGACTGCTATCGTTTCAGCTTATGCTCAGAACGGTGAGCCTATGGAGGCTCTTGAGATTTTTAGTCAGATGAGGAAGATGGATGTGAAGCCTGACTGGGTAGCTCTTGTCAGCGTTCTCAATGCTTTCACTTGCTTGCAGGATTTGAAGCAAGGGAGATCTATTCATGCTTCTGTTGTGAAGATGGGTCTTGAAATAGAGCCTGACTTACTCATCTCTCTCAACACCATGTATGCAAAATGTGGCCAAGTTGCAACTGCCAAGATTCTGTTTGATAAGATGAAGTCACCTAACCTGATTTTGTGGAACGCCATGATCTCTGGCTATGCGAAGAACGGTTATGCCAGGGAAGCTATTGATATGTTTCATGAGATGATCAATAAAGATGTTAGACCCGACACCATCTCTATAACATCTGCCATTTCGGCTTGCGCTCAAGTAGGTTCTCTTGAGCAGGCTCGCAGTATGTATGAATATGTAGGCAGAAGTGACTACAGGGATGACGTTTTCATAAGCAGCGCATTAATCGATATGTTTGCTAAATGTGGAAGTGTAGAAGGCGCAAGGTTGGTTTTTGACCGAACACTTGACAGGGATGTTGTGGTGTGGAGTGCTATGATTGTTGGGTATGGATTGCACGGGCGGGCAAGAGAAGCAATCAGTCTGTACCGTGCAATGGAGCGTGGTGGAGTACATCCCAATGACGTCACTTTTCTGGGGCTTCTCATGGCCTGTAACCATTCAGGCATGGTAAGAGAAGGCTGGTGGTTTTTCAACCGGATGGCGGATCACAAAATAAATCCACAACAGCAACATTATGCATGTGTCATTGATCTTCTCGGGCGTGCTGGTCATCTGGATCAAGCTTATGAAGTGATCAAATGCATGCCGGTCCAGCCCGGTGTAACGGTTTGGGGAGCACTCCTAAGCGCTTGCAAGAAGCATCGCCACGTTGAACTGGGAGAATATGCAGCTCAACAGCTTTTCTCAATAGACCCATCCAACACAGGCCACTATGTACAGCTCTCTAATCTGTATGCTGCAGCACGTTTGTGGGACCGTGTTGCAGAGGTGCGAGTGAGAATGAAGGAGAAAGGATTGAACAAAGACGTTGGATGTAGCTGGGTTGAAGTAAGGGGAAGGTTGGAGGCTTTCCGAGTGGGTGATAAGTCACATCCGAGATatgaagagatagagagacaaGTAGAGTGGATAGAGAGTAGATTGAAGGAAGGTGGATTTGTGGCTAACAAGGATGCTTCATTGCACGATCTCAAcgatgaagaagctgaagagaCTTTGTGCAGCCACAGCGAGAGGATCGCGATTGCGTATGGGCTTATAAGTACACCCCAAGGCACACCACTGCGGATCACAAAGAATCTGAGAGCATGCGTAAACTGTCATGCTGCTACAAAGCTTATCTCGAAGCTAGTGGACAGAGAGATTGTTGTGAGAGATACAAATAGGTTCCACCATTTTAAGGATGGAGTTTGTTCCTGTGGTGATTATTGGTAA
- the SDRB gene encoding short-chain dehydrogenase-reductase B (short-chain dehydrogenase-reductase B (SDRB); FUNCTIONS IN: oxidoreductase activity, binding, catalytic activity; INVOLVED IN: oxidation reduction, metabolic process; LOCATED IN: peroxisome, plasma membrane; EXPRESSED IN: 24 plant structures; EXPRESSED DURING: 13 growth stages; CONTAINS InterPro DOMAIN/s: NAD(P)-binding domain (InterPro:IPR016040), Glucose/ribitol dehydrogenase (InterPro:IPR002347), Short-chain dehydrogenase/reductase SDR (InterPro:IPR002198); BEST Arabidopsis thaliana protein match is: NAD(P)-binding Rossmann-fold superfamily protein (TAIR:AT2G07640.1); Has 108804 Blast hits to 108592 proteins in 3545 species: Archae - 967; Bacteria - 72835; Metazoa - 4412; Fungi - 5364; Plants - 2598; Viruses - 2; Other Eukaryotes - 22626 (source: NCBI BLink).) produces MDSPFKPDVVRGQVALITGGGSGIGFEISSQFGKHGASIAIMGRRKQVLDDAVSALRSLGIQAIGLEGDVRKQEDARRVVEATFQHFGKLDILVNAAAGNFLAAAEDLSPNGFRTVLDIDAVGTFNMCHAALKYLKKGAPGRDSSSGGGSIINISATLHYTASWYQIHVSAAKAAVDATTRNLALEWGTDYDIRVNGIAPGPIGGTPGMSKLVPEEIENKTREYMPLYKVGEKWDIAMAALYLSCDSGKYVSGLTMVVDGGLWLSKPRHLPKEAVKQLSRAVEKRSRAKPVGLPTSKL; encoded by the exons ATGGACTCTCCGTTCAAACCTGATGTCGTCAGAGGTCAAGTGGCTCTCATCACCGGTGGTGGATCCGGTATCGGTTTTGAGATCTCTTCTCAGTTTGGCAAACATGGAGCTTCTATCGCTATCATGGGACGACGAAAACAAGTCCTCGATGACGCCGTCTCTGCTCTTCGATCTCTTGGAATCCAG GCTATTGGATTGGAAGGTGATGTTCGTAAGCAAGAAGATGCGAGAAGAGTTGTGGAAGCAACTTTTCAGCATTTTGGTAAACTTGATATTCTTGTTAACGCCGCTGCTGGCAATTTTCTGGCTGCTGCTGAGGATTTGTCTCCTAATGGCTTCAGAACAG TCTTAGACATTGATGCGGTAGGAACATTCAACATGTGTCACGCAGCTCTCAAGTATCTTAAGAAAGGAGCGCCTGGAAGAGACTCATCAAGCGGTGGAGGTTCGATTATTAACATTAGCGCGACTTTGCACTACACGGCTTCTTGGTACCAAATACATGTCTCTGCAGCCAAG GCTGCAGTTGATGCTACCACAAGAAACTTGGCATTGGAGTGGGGAACTGACTATGATATTAGAGTGAACGGGATTGCTCCAGGTCCTATTGGAGGTACACCTGGAATGAGTAAACTTGTACCTGAGgagattgaaaacaaaaccagagaGTACATGCCTCTTTATAAAGTTGGAGAGAAGTGGGATATCGCTATGGCTGCACTCTACCTCAGCTGTGATTCTG GGAAATATGTGAGCGGACTAACAATGGTGGTAGATGGAGGACTGTGGCTTAGCAAACCTCGCCACTTGCCTAAAGAAGCGGTGAAGCAACTCTCTCGTGCGGTGGAGAAGAGGTCTAGGGCCAAGCCTGTTGGTCTCCCAACCAGCAAGCTGTAG
- a CDS encoding defective in cullin neddylation protein (CONTAINS InterPro DOMAIN/s: Defective-in-cullin neddylation protein (InterPro:IPR014764), Protein of unknown function DUF298 (InterPro:IPR005176), UBA-like (InterPro:IPR009060); BEST Arabidopsis thaliana protein match is: Domain of unknown function (DUF298) (TAIR:AT1G15860.2); Has 857 Blast hits to 855 proteins in 202 species: Archae - 0; Bacteria - 0; Metazoa - 482; Fungi - 154; Plants - 139; Viruses - 0; Other Eukaryotes - 82 (source: NCBI BLink).) — protein sequence MHKLSRSNRDKLQQFVAITGASEKNALQALKASDWHLEAAFDVFYSQPQPRSNAAEVRRLEELYNRYKDPYSDMILAEGISVLCNDLEVEPQDIVTLVLSWHMNAATACEFSRQEFISGLQALGVDSIGKLQEKLPFMRSELKDEQKFHEIYNFAFGWAKEKGQKSLALDTAIGMWQLLFAEREWPLVTHWCDFLQDRHNKAISKDTWAQLLEFSRMVDPVLSNYDAEGAWPYLIDEFVEYLYDKNVVEK from the exons ATG CATAAGTTGAGCAGAAGCAACCGTGACAAACTTCAGCAGTTCGTGGCTATCACAGGAGCTAG TGAGAAGAATGCTCTTCAGGCTCTCAAAGCCAGTGATTGGCACCTTGAAGCAGCGTTTGATGTGTTTTACAGCCAGCCTCAACCAAGAAGCAATGCTGCTGAAGTAAGACGCTTGGAGGAGCTCTACAATAGATATAAAG ACCCGTATTCTGATATGATTCTTGCGGAGGGTATCTCGGTTCTGTGTAATGATCTTGAG GTGGAACCGCAAGACATAGTCACG TTGGTTCTTTCGTGGCATATGAATGCTGCAACAGCGTGTGAGTTTTCCAGGCAAGAATTTATCAGTGGATTACAGGCATTAGG TGTAGATTCAATCGGGAAGTTGCAGGAAAAGCTGCCATTTATGCGTTCTGAGCTTAAAGATGAAC aAAAGTTCCATGAGATATACAACTTTGCTTTTGGGTGGGCGAAAGAGAAG GGGCAGAAATCTCTTGCCTTAGACACAGCGATTGGGATGTGGCAGTTGCTCTTTGCAGAAAGAGAGTGGCCTTTGGTAACTCACTGGTGTGATTTCTTGCAG GATCGTCATAACAAGGCCATATCTAAGGACACATGGGCACAGCTACTGGAATTTTCAAgg ATGGTCGACCCAGTGCTGTCGAATTACGATGCAGAAGGAGCATGGCCTTACCTGATTGATGAATTCGTTGAGTATTTGTATGACAAAAATGTCGTTGAGAAGTGA
- the PGK1 gene encoding phosphoglycerate kinase 1 (phosphoglycerate kinase 1 (PGK1); FUNCTIONS IN: phosphoglycerate kinase activity; INVOLVED IN: response to cadmium ion, response to cold, glycolysis, peptidyl-cysteine S-nitrosylation; LOCATED IN: in 11 components; EXPRESSED IN: 26 plant structures; EXPRESSED DURING: 15 growth stages; CONTAINS InterPro DOMAIN/s: Phosphoglycerate kinase, N-terminal (InterPro:IPR015824), Phosphoglycerate kinase (InterPro:IPR001576), Phosphoglycerate kinase, C-terminal (InterPro:IPR015901), Phosphoglycerate kinase, conserved site (InterPro:IPR015911); BEST Arabidopsis thaliana protein match is: Phosphoglycerate kinase family protein (TAIR:AT1G56190.1); Has 10843 Blast hits to 10817 proteins in 3010 species: Archae - 254; Bacteria - 5217; Metazoa - 451; Fungi - 193; Plants - 515; Viruses - 0; Other Eukaryotes - 4213 (source: NCBI BLink).), whose protein sequence is MASAAASSAFSLLKSTGAVASSAGTRARASLLPIPSTSVSARPLGFSATLDSRRFSLHVASKVESVRGKGSRGVVSMAKKSVGDLTSADLKGKKVFVRADLNVPLDDNQTITDDTRIRAAIPTIKYLIENGAKVILSTHLGRPKGVTPKFSLAPLVPRLSELLGIEVTKADDCIGPEVESLVASLPEGGVLLLENVRFYKEEEKNDPEFAKKLASLADLYVNDAFGTAHRAHASTEGVTKFLKPSVAGFLLQKELDYLVGAVSNPKRPFAAIVGGSKVSSKIGVIESLLEKCDILLLGGGMIFTFYKAQGLSVGSSLVEEDKLELATELLAKAKAKGVSLLLPTDVVVADKFAPDANSKIVPASGIEDGWMGLDIGPDSIKTFNEALDTTQTVIWNGPMGVFEMEKFAAGTEAIANKLAELSEKGVTTIIGGGDSVAAVEKVGVAGVMSHISTGGGASLELLEGKVLPGVIALDEAIPVTV, encoded by the exons ATGGCTTCCGCTGCCGCAAGTTCCGCCTTTTCACTCCTTAAGTCCACCGGCGCTGTTGCTTCCTCCGCCGGAACTCGCGCACGTGCCTCCCTTCTGCCAATTCCCTCTACCTCTGTTTCCGCGCGTCCTCTAGGCTTCTCCGCCACTCTAGATTCCCGTCGTTTCTCTCTCCACGTTGCTTCCAAAGTTGAATCGGTGCGTGGGAAGGGAAGCAGAGGAGTGGTTTCTATGGCGAAGAAGAGCGTCGGAGATCTGACCTCAGCTGATTTGAAGGGGAAGAAGGTTTTCGTGAGAGCTGATCTCAATGTACCTCTCGATGATAATCAGACTATCACTGACGATACCAGAATCCGTGCCGCCATTCCAACGATCAagtatttgattgaaaatggTGCTAAAGTTATCCTCTCCACTCATCTG GGAAGGCCAAAGGGAGTCACCCCAAAGTTTAGTTTGGCTCCTCTTGTCCCTAGGCTCTCCGAGCTTCTTGGTATTGAG GTCACGAAAGCTGATGATTGTATTGGCCCAGAAGTGGAAAGCTTGGTGGCTTCTCTACCTGAAGGTGGAGTTTTGCTTCTTGAGAACGTCAGGTTTTacaaggaggaagagaagaacgATCCTGAGTTTGCTAAGAAGCTTGCTTCTCTAGCTGACCTTTATGTCAATGATGCTTTCGGAACTGCTCACAGAGCTCATGCTTCTACCGAAGGAGTCACTAAGTTCTTGAAGCCTTCAGTTGCTGGTTTCCTTTTGCAAAAG GAACTGGACTACCTAGTTGGTGCTGTTTCAAACCCAAAGAGACCATTTGCAGCCATAGTGGGTGGTTCCAAAGTCTCATCCAAGATTGGAGTTATTGAATCGCTTCTGGAGAAGTGtgatattcttcttcttggtggTGGAATGATCTTCACATTCTACAAGGCACAGGGTCTTTCAGTTGGTTCGTCCcttgttgaagaagacaagCTTGAATTGGCTACAGAACTCCTTGCCAAAGCTAAGGCCAAAGGAGTCTCTCTTTTGTTGCCAACAGATGTTGTAGTTGCTGACAAGTTTGCTCCTGATGCCAACAGCAAG ATTGTGCCTGCATCAGGCATTGAGGACGGATGGATGGGACTGGACATTGGTCCAGACTCTATCAAAACTTTCAACGAAGCTCTGGACACAACACAAACAGTCATTTGGAATGGACCTATGGGAGTTTTCGAGATGGAAAAGTTTGCGGCTGGAACAGAG GCGATAGCGAATAAACTAGCAGAGCTAAGTGAAAAAGGAGTGACAACGATAATAGGAGGAGGAGACTCAGTGGCTGCAGTGGAGAAAGTAGGAGTAGCAGGAGTCATGAGTCACATCTCCACTGGTGGTGGAGCCAGCTTGGAGCTGTTGGAAGGAAAAGTACTTCCCGGTGTGATCGCCCTTGATGAAGCAATCCCAGTCACTGTTTAG
- a CDS encoding ubiquitin-conjugating enzyme family protein (ubiquitin-conjugating enzyme family protein; BEST Arabidopsis thaliana protein match is: ubiquitin-conjugating enzyme 23 (TAIR:AT2G16920.1); Has 166 Blast hits to 164 proteins in 19 species: Archae - 0; Bacteria - 0; Metazoa - 0; Fungi - 6; Plants - 158; Viruses - 0; Other Eukaryotes - 2 (source: NCBI BLink).): MSNDSSNITNLFEGRDKGIGASSSDSDDDRAGSSTEQEEDESQNLVPESKPGSEGEKVGDIVRFGKDSYFVIDIFEKEIMELGDKVDLNYKRFKKFEAVDGGAPRDHHFYNYRCCYSSYLCVCASSTVDRLWGILERGLASREKEGVSFFVRTYKERKELMRVAVTVTDCYQNHNLYFFDLKFPKEYPYQAPSFYYHPYDLRLSTPEDQKSLRDKHCYNIVDVFLHIQEIVLMNTNKSCNQMLDILERPLAGFQDFVIGYFRKKGPLILRNMLQEFDMEEERDKKMFWKMYFAFEGNKVYCEQILNSDLKAELEKLKEKEYTLSDYYYGSSSSNYPTYTQRDDGIKKTSKSFWNKYLSVSFD; this comes from the exons atGAGTAATGATAGTTCTAATATTACTAATCTCTTCGAAGGTAGGGATAAAGGTATTGGTGCAAGCAGCAGCGACTCTGATGATGATCGAGCAG GTTCTTCTACTGAgcaggaagaagatgaatccCAAAACCTTGTACCGGAGTCTAAACCGGGATCGGAAGGTGAAAAAGTGGGTGACATCGTTCGTTTTGGTAAAGACAGTTACTTCGTTATTGATATCTTCGAGAAAGAGATCATGGAGTTAGGAGACAAAGTGGATTTAAACTACAAGAGATTCAAAAAGTTCGAAGCTGTTGATGGAGGCGCTCCGCGAGATCATCACTTCTACAACTACCGTTGCTGTTACTCCTCTTATTTATGCGTCTGCGCGAGTAGTACTGTGGATAGATTGTGGGGGATTCTAGAGAGGGGTCTAGCCTCCAGAGAGAAGGAAGGCGTCAGCTTCTTCGTGAGAACttacaaagagagaaaagagctGATGAGAGTTGCTGTCACTGTAACAGATTGTTATCAGAATCATAATTTGTACTTCTTCGACCTCAAGTTCCCCAAGGAGTATCCATATCAAGCACCGAGTTTCTATTACCATCCGTATGACCTTCGTTTGAGTACTCCTGAAGACCAAAAGTCACTGAGAGATAAGCACTGCTACAACATCGTAGATGTGTTTCTCCACATTCAAGAGATTGTGTTGATGAACACTAACAAGTCATGTAACCAGATGCTAGATATCCTGGAACGGCCACTCGCGGGGTTTCAAGATTTCGTAATAGGGTATTTTAGGAAGAAGGGGCCTTTGATTCTGCGGAACATGCTGCAAGAGTTTGATATGGAGGAAGAGAGGGACAAGAAAATGTTCTGGAAGATGTACTTTGCGTTTGAAGGCAATAAAGTTTATTGTGAGCAGATTCTCAACAGTGATCTGAAAGCAGAGCTGGAGAAATTGAAGGAGAAAGAGTATACATTAAGCGATTACTACTATGGCTCATCATCTTCCAACTACCCAACCTACACTCAAAGGGATGATGGTATCAAGAAGACTTCCAAAAGCTTTTGGAACAAGTACTTGTCTGTGTCTTTTGATTGA
- the ZIP1 gene encoding zinc transporter 1 precursor (zinc transporter 1 precursor (ZIP1); FUNCTIONS IN: zinc ion transmembrane transporter activity; INVOLVED IN: response to zinc ion, zinc ion transport; LOCATED IN: endomembrane system, integral to membrane, membrane; EXPRESSED IN: 22 plant structures; EXPRESSED DURING: 13 growth stages; CONTAINS InterPro DOMAIN/s: Zinc/iron permease, fungal/plant (InterPro:IPR004698), Zinc/iron permease (InterPro:IPR003689); BEST Arabidopsis thaliana protein match is: zinc transporter 5 precursor (TAIR:AT1G05300.1); Has 2022 Blast hits to 1850 proteins in 281 species: Archae - 0; Bacteria - 109; Metazoa - 565; Fungi - 630; Plants - 510; Viruses - 0; Other Eukaryotes - 208 (source: NCBI BLink).): MSECGCFSATTMLRICVVLIICLHMCCASSDCTSHDDPVSQDEAEKATKLKLGSIALLLVAGGVGVSLPLIGKRIPALQPENDIFFMVKAFAAGVILCTGFVHILPDAFERLSSPCLEDTTAGKFPFAGFVAMLSAMGTLMIDTFATGYYKRQHFSNNHGSKQVNVVVDEEEHAGHVHIHTHASHGHTHGSTELIRRRIVSQVLEIGIVVHSVIIGISLGASQSIDTIKPLMAALSFHQFFEGLGLGGCISLADMKSKSTVLMATFFSVTAPLGIGIGLGMSSGLGYRKESKEAIMVEGMLNAASAGILIYMSLVDLLATDFMNPRLQSNLWLHLAAYLSLVLGAGSMSLLAIWA, from the exons ATGTCTGAATGTGGATGTTTTTCGGCAACAACTATGTTGAGAATTTGTGTAGTATTGATAATATGTTTGCATATGTGTTGTGCCTCGAGTGATTGTACAAGTCACGATGATCCTGTGTCTCAAGACGAAGCAGAGAAAGCGACGAAGCTAAAGCTTGGTTCGATAGCTTTACTTCTTGTAGCCGGAGGAGTCGGCGTGAGTCTACCGTTGATCGGGAAAAGGATTCCGGCGTTACAACCGGAAAATGATATCTTCTTCATGGTGAAAGCTTTTGCTGCAGGAGTGATCCTCTGCACAGGTTTCGTTCATATCTTACCAGACGCGTTCGAGAGATTGAGCTCTCCATGTCTTGAGGACACTACAGCTGGGAAGTTCCCGTTTGCTGGTTTTGTAGCGATGCTGTCGGCGATGGGGACTCTTATGATCGACACATTCGCGACAGGGTATTACAAGAGGCAACATTTTAGCAATAACCATGGGAGCAAGCAAGTGAACGTAGtagtagatgaagaagagcatGCGGGTCATGTTCACATTCACACGCACGCTAGTCACGGACACACACATGGTTCGACCGAGTTGATCAGAAGACGTATAGTGTCGCAGGTGCTTGAGATTGGGATAGTTGTGCATTCGGTTATTATAGGGATATCACTTGGAGCTTCACAGAGCATAGACACCATAAAGCCACTCATGGCTGCACTATCTTTCCATCAGTTCTTTGAAGGTCTTGGCCTCGGTGGATGCATCTCCCTG GCGGATATGAAGTCGAAATCGACAGTGCTAATGGCGACATTTTTCTCGGTGACGGCGCCACTTGGGATAGGAATAGGGTTGGGGATGTCAAGTGGTTTAGGCTACAGGAAAGAGAGCAAAGAGGCAATAATGGTGGAAGGAATGTTGAATGCTGCATCTGCTGGGATACTCATATACATGTCACTTGTTGATCTTCTTGCTACTGATTTTATGAATCCAAGATTGCAATCCAATCTCTGGCTTCACTTGGCTGcttatctctctctcgtcCTAGGCGCAGGTTCCATGTCTCTCCTCGCCATCTGGGCCTGA